Genomic DNA from Candidatus Sulfotelmatobacter sp.:
CGAGGTCAGGGTGTCCACGGCGGTGTCCACCTCGGCCTCGTAGAAGACCGCGATCTTGGTGAGCATCTCGTCGAGCGCGCCGGTCTGCTCACCCACCGAGATCATCTGCACCACCATCGGCGGGAACACGCCCGAGGTCTTGAGCGGCGCCGACACCGTCTCGCCCTCTCGGATAGAGGCGCGCGCCGTCATGATGGCCTCGGCGATGATCTTGTTGCCCGCGGTGCGGGCGGTGATCTCGAGGCCAGCCAGAATCGGCACGCCCGAGGCGATCAGCGTTCCCAGCGTACGCGTGAAGCGGGCCACCGCGCCCTTCAGGAGCACGTCGCCCAGCACCGGGAACTTGAGCATGGCGCCGTCCACGATGCGCTTGCCGTTCTCGGTGGCGTAGTACCGCTGGAACGCAATGAATCCGGCCACCAGGATCAACAGGCCAACCCACCAGAAATGCTGCAGCAGGTTCGAGAGGGTGAGCACGATCTTGGTGGGAAGCGGCAGCTCGCCGCCGAAGTCGCTGAACATCTTGGCAAAGGTCGGGATGATGAAGATCAGCATGAACGAGGTGGCGCCCAGCGCGACCGTCAACACCACCGCCGGATACACCATGGCGCTCTGGATCTTGCGCTTGAGGGCGTCGGCCTTCTCGATATAGGTCGCGAGACGCATGAGGATCTCGTCGAGCACGCCGCCCGCTTCGCCGGCCGCCACCATGTTGCGGAACAGGTCGTCGAAGACCTGCCTGTGCTTGCCGAGCGCGTCGGAGAGGGTCGAGCCCGATTCCACCTCGCGGGTCACCTCGCCGATCACCCGGCCGAACGACGGCTTGCTCGACTGCTTGGCGAGAATGTCCAGGCACTGGACCAACGGCAGACCGGCCGAGATCATGGTCGCGAACTGCCGGGTGAAGATCGCCAGGTCCTTGGTGGACACGCCGGCCCCGCCGAATTTCGGCAGGTTGAAGCCGCCGGTCTTCGGCCGCAGCGACGTGATGAGGATTTTCTTCTTGCGGAGGATGTCGAGGGCCTCTTCCTGACGGCCGACCTCGATCTCACCCGTCTGGGCTTCGCCGGCGAGCGTGCGCCCCTTCCAAACAAAGACCGCCATCGTGTCCTCCTATGCCGCAGCGCGCAGGACCTTGCTGAGCATCGTGTCGAGCTCGACTCGGTCCGTGCTGCGATCCAGCGCATCCTCGGGCGTGAGCTGCTTGTCGAGCACCGCCTGCATCAGCGACTGATTCATGGTCTGCATCCCGAACTTCTGGCCCGCCTGCATCAGGCTGTAGATCTGGTGGGTCTTGCCCTCGCGGATCACGGCCTTGATCGCCGGCGTGCACACCAGCACCTCGGCCACCATGATTCGGCCGCCACCGCGGCTCCGCGGAACCAGCTGCTGAGTCATGACCCCTTCGAGCGTGAACGCCAGCTGGGTGAGGATCTGCTTCTGCTGATCGGCCGGGAACACGTCGACGATGCGGTTCACCGCTTCGTACGTGCTGTTGGTGTGCAGGGTCGCGAACACCAGGTGGCCGGTCTCGGCGATGGTCAGGGCCGCCTCGATGGTCTCGAGATCGCGCATTTCACCGATCAGAATGATGTCGGGGTCCTGCCGGAGCACGTACTTGAGCGCGGTCGGGAACGAATTGGTGTCGGCGCCGATTTCGCGCTGATTGACGATGCACTTCTTGTGGTGATGGATGTACTCGATCGGGTCCTCGATCGTGATGATGTGGCTCTGTCGCGTCGAGTTGATGCGGTCGAGCATCGCCGCGAGGGTGGTCGACTTGCCGCTGCCGGTCGGACCGGTGATCAGGATCATGCCCTTCTGCCGGGTGGTGAACTCCTTCACGATCGGCGGCAGTCCGAGCTTCTCCATCGGCAGGATCTCGTAGGGAATCTGGCGGATCGCCATGGTCACCACGCCGCGCTGCAAGTAGACGTTGGCGCGATAGCGCGACAGCCCCTTCACCCCGAACGAGAAGTCGAGCTCCTTGGTGGTCTCGAATCGCTTGCGCTGTTCGTCGGACAGCACGCTGTACGCGATCTGCGCGCACATCTCGGGGGTCAGCACCTCCGACTCCGACGGCACCACCGAACCGTCCACGCGGAACTCGGGCGGGACTCCGGCGGTGATGTGCAGGTCGGAAGCTTTGCGCTGCACCATGTCCTCGAGCAGCTGGCGAAGGGTGACCACGACGTTCTCCTTTGTTGGGCTGCGGCCTAGAGCTTGTCGGCCGCGGTCTCCTTGAGCACTTCCTCGGTGGACGTGATGCCGCGCTTCAACTTCTCGAGAGCGTCGCGGCGCAACGTGAGCATTCCCTCCTCGATCGCGAGCTTCTTGATCTCCCCCGCCGACGAGCGTTCCAGCACCAGCTCGCGCAGCTTGGAAGACATCGGCATGACCTCGTAGACGCCGGCGCGACCGCGATAGCCGGTGTTGTTGCACTCGATGCAGCCCTCGCCTTCGAAGAACGTGGCCTTGGCGGCCTCCTTGGGGTCGAGCTGCAACTCGTTCAGCACCTCCTCGCTCAGCTTGATCTGCTTGCGGCACTGGAGGCACACCTTGCGCACCAGACGCTGGGCGAGCACCAGGTTGATCGATGAGGCGACCAGGAAGGGCTCGATGCCCATGTCCACCATGCGGCCAATCGCGCTGGGCGCGTCGTTGGTGTGGAGGGTCGAGAGCACCAGGTGACCGGTGAGCGCGGCTTTGACGGCAATCGAAGCGGTGTCGAGGTCACGGATCTCGCCGACCATGATGATGTTCGGGTCTTGCCGCAGGAATGCCTTGAGCGCCGCGGCGAAAGTGAGCCCGATGTCCTCGTGCACCAGCACCTGGTTGATGCCGTCGAGGTTGTACTCGACAGGGTCCTCGGCGGTCATCACGTTCACCTCGGGCGTGTTGACGCGCGAGAGCGCCGAGTAGAGCGTGGTCGTCTTTCCCGATCCCGTCGGTCCGGTGACCAGCACCATGCCGTAGGGATTGGCGATGGCGCCGGTGAATTCCTTCATCGCCATGGGCTCGAAGCCGAGCTTCTCCAGATCGATGTTGAGGTTGCCCTTGTCGAGAATTCGCATCACGATCTTCTCGCCGAAGATCGTGGGCAGCGACGAGACGCGCAGATCGATGGTGCGGTTCAGGACCTTGATCTTGATGCGGCCGTCCTGCGGCACGCGGCGCTCGGCGATGTCGAGTTCGGCCATGATCTTGAGGCGGGAAATGATCGCGGCCTTGAACTTGAAGGGCGGCGCCATCATCTCCTGCATGACGCCGTCGATGCGGAAGCGCACGCGCATCGTCTTCTCGTAGGGCTCGATGTGGATGTCCGAGGCGCCCTTGCGCACCGCATCGGCGATCAGCGAGTTGACCAGTTTGACGATCGGCGCCTCGTCGGCGGCGCTGAGCCCCGAATCGGCTTCGGAGGTGTCCTCCTCCTCGACGACCGACAGGTCCTCCTCGAAGCCCTTCATCACGTCGGCCATGGTTCCGGCCGAGTCGTAGGCCTTGTCGAGGGCCTTCTTGATCATGGTCTCGGAACCGACGCGCGCTTCGACGTCGTAGCCGGTGATGAACTTGATGTCGTCGATGGCGAAGATGTTGTTGGGATTGGCGAGCGCGACCACCAGCCGGCGGCCGCTGCGTGCCACCGGCAGCGCCATGAAGCGGGTCGCGACGTCGGCCGGCAGCAGCTTGGTGAGCGTGGGATCCGGCTCCACCGTGCGCAGATCGACGGACGGCACGCCGTAGTGGCGCGACAGGAACTCGAGCAGCGCCTCTTCGGAAATGGCGCCGCTCTTGACCAGATTGGCGCTCAGGGTCCCACCGGTCTGCTTCTGCTGCTGCTGGGCCTTGAGCAGTGCGGCCTCGTCGATGAGGCGCGCTTCCATCAAGTGCTGGGCGAGTTCTTCTTGCACCGTGGCATTCCGCAGGCAGTGGCGGGCGCGCGGACCACACCCGGTCGGGCCGGGCCACTCCACGCGCACGCCGGTCGAGGGCCCATCGGGACGAAGCGATCCGTCCCGCGTTCCATGACGGCGGCTCCGCACCTGGAATGGTTCACGCGGAGCGTGAGCACCCGGGGGTACGGAGTCGTCTCCGGTATCGGAACGACGCGTGCTCGACTGAACAGGAAACTGCACGGCGCGTGGCGGAAGAGTCGTGCAAGATGCACGACGATCAGCCCGAGGAGACCCTCAGACGATCGCGAATCCGTGCCAGCAGCCGCGGCCCGATGCCCCGCACGGCACGAAGCTCCTCGACGCTTCGAAACGGCCCTTCGCGCTGGCGGTGATCACAGATCCGTCGCGCCAGCACCGGCCCAATGCCCGGCAGCGACTCGAGTTCCTGGGCCGAGGCACGATTGAGATCGAGCGTGTCCGCGGGCTCGGCGGCCTGGGCCCGCGCCTCGATCGGTGCGCCGGAGGGCGCGGCGGGCGGCGCGGTCGCGGGTGTCTCGGGCCATCGCGCGCGCCCGAGATCCCAGGCCAGACCGGCCATTGCGATCACCAGCAGGAGTCGCACCCCCCGCCGCTCATCCGGGGTCAGCACATCCGGAACTCCCCAGCGGGGACGGTGACGCGCTAGTTGAAGATCTTACAGGCGACCGACATCATGATCTCGCGCCCGAGGCCGCGTGCCGGCCGGCCGGTGGTGGGATCGATCCAGACGTCCTCGTAGATCCGGTTCTCGAGATCCCGCGCCCGAATCGTCACCACGAACTCCGAAATCGCGAGACCCAGCGTCATCCCGAAGGTCGTGATGGCGCTGAGATCTTGCGGGACAGCCTCGTCGGTCTGGCGCGGACCGATTCCATCGAGCTGGGCGCCCACCCGCACGGCGAGATCGCCCTTGAAGGCCTTGAACAGGTAATCGGCCTCGAGCCGTCCGGTGAGCGCGGGGTCGACGCGGGCCTGAACGGAGCTGTCGTCGCGAATCGTCGCCGAGCCCTCGCCGATCGCGAGCCAGCGGCCCATCGTGCGCCGCACCCGCGCCACCACCACCCCGAACTCCCACGGATCGGGATCGCGGCCCTGGCCCTCGCGCAGCCACTCCTCCTCGAGCGGCAGGCGCGCGAGCAGGATGCGATCCTGGGTGCGCCCCGCGATCAACGACAGCGAGGCGTTCGACGTGTTCGATCCCGCCTGCGCATCCGCGCCCAGCGCCCAGGTGCTCTGGAGGAAGGGCCTCTGCCCCGGCGCCAGGTCCGCCCAGGCCGGGGTCAGCACCCGGGCGCCCCACACCGACAGTCGCGAGCGATCGAGGGTCCATTCCACGCGCGCGCGCGGCGCGGCGCCGTACTCGTCCGAACCACCGCTGTGACCCCAGCCCACCTCGACTTCGTCGTGGCGTCGCGCGGTCTGGCGATTCCACCACGCCTTGACCCACGCATCCTCGCTGGTGGCTTCGAATGCGTCGCCGCCCGAACGCACCACGCGCGATCGG
This window encodes:
- a CDS encoding type II secretion system F family protein; translation: MAVFVWKGRTLAGEAQTGEIEVGRQEEALDILRKKKILITSLRPKTGGFNLPKFGGAGVSTKDLAIFTRQFATMISAGLPLVQCLDILAKQSSKPSFGRVIGEVTREVESGSTLSDALGKHRQVFDDLFRNMVAAGEAGGVLDEILMRLATYIEKADALKRKIQSAMVYPAVVLTVALGATSFMLIFIIPTFAKMFSDFGGELPLPTKIVLTLSNLLQHFWWVGLLILVAGFIAFQRYYATENGKRIVDGAMLKFPVLGDVLLKGAVARFTRTLGTLIASGVPILAGLEITARTAGNKIIAEAIMTARASIREGETVSAPLKTSGVFPPMVVQMISVGEQTGALDEMLTKIAVFYEAEVDTAVDTLTSIIEPVMIVVMGGIVGGMVVAMYLPMFKLISVVSGGNH
- a CDS encoding type IV pilus twitching motility protein PilT; this translates as MVTLRQLLEDMVQRKASDLHITAGVPPEFRVDGSVVPSESEVLTPEMCAQIAYSVLSDEQRKRFETTKELDFSFGVKGLSRYRANVYLQRGVVTMAIRQIPYEILPMEKLGLPPIVKEFTTRQKGMILITGPTGSGKSTTLAAMLDRINSTRQSHIITIEDPIEYIHHHKKCIVNQREIGADTNSFPTALKYVLRQDPDIILIGEMRDLETIEAALTIAETGHLVFATLHTNSTYEAVNRIVDVFPADQQKQILTQLAFTLEGVMTQQLVPRSRGGGRIMVAEVLVCTPAIKAVIREGKTHQIYSLMQAGQKFGMQTMNQSLMQAVLDKQLTPEDALDRSTDRVELDTMLSKVLRAAA
- the pilB gene encoding type IV-A pilus assembly ATPase PilB, which gives rise to MQEELAQHLMEARLIDEAALLKAQQQQKQTGGTLSANLVKSGAISEEALLEFLSRHYGVPSVDLRTVEPDPTLTKLLPADVATRFMALPVARSGRRLVVALANPNNIFAIDDIKFITGYDVEARVGSETMIKKALDKAYDSAGTMADVMKGFEEDLSVVEEEDTSEADSGLSAADEAPIVKLVNSLIADAVRKGASDIHIEPYEKTMRVRFRIDGVMQEMMAPPFKFKAAIISRLKIMAELDIAERRVPQDGRIKIKVLNRTIDLRVSSLPTIFGEKIVMRILDKGNLNIDLEKLGFEPMAMKEFTGAIANPYGMVLVTGPTGSGKTTTLYSALSRVNTPEVNVMTAEDPVEYNLDGINQVLVHEDIGLTFAAALKAFLRQDPNIIMVGEIRDLDTASIAVKAALTGHLVLSTLHTNDAPSAIGRMVDMGIEPFLVASSINLVLAQRLVRKVCLQCRKQIKLSEEVLNELQLDPKEAAKATFFEGEGCIECNNTGYRGRAGVYEVMPMSSKLRELVLERSSAGEIKKLAIEEGMLTLRRDALEKLKRGITSTEEVLKETAADKL
- a CDS encoding ComEA family DNA-binding protein yields the protein MRLLLVIAMAGLAWDLGRARWPETPATAPPAAPSGAPIEARAQAAEPADTLDLNRASAQELESLPGIGPVLARRICDHRQREGPFRSVEELRAVRGIGPRLLARIRDRLRVSSG